A genome region from Brienomyrus brachyistius isolate T26 chromosome 23, BBRACH_0.4, whole genome shotgun sequence includes the following:
- the LOC125719188 gene encoding palmitoyltransferase ZDHHC18-B-like: protein MKNCEYRQIDPQALSTPTPPPTQCAEKKPKRVRRKWEVFPGKNRFFCDGRIMIARQSGVLPLTLLLILFTSSLFFIFDCPFLVKHVTSCIPVIGGVLFTFVVISLLQTSFSDPGILPRATPDEAADIEKQIDNSSSSSYRPPPRVREVLINQQVVKLKYCFTCKMFRPPRTSHCSLCDNCVERFDHHCPWVGNCVGRRNYRFFYTFIVSLSFLTAFVLGCVTTHLALRSQGGKGVISALQESPASALELVVCFFSVWSILGLSGFHTYLVASNLTTNEDIKGSWSGNSGLQSAGNPYSYNSIFTNCCAVLCGPIPPSLIDRRGLLPAEDSPAAAPAPPEIELLGFGAKTDISMEDSCQDFAVSCTG from the exons ATGAAAAACTGCGAATATCGGCAAATCGACCCGCAAGCCCTGTCGACACCGACACCACCGCCGACTCAATGCGCCGAGAAGAAACCGAAACGAGTCCGCAGGAAATGGGAAGTTTTCCCGGGAAAGAACCGCTTTTTCTGCGACGGCCGTATCATGATCGCCCGGCAGAGTGGCGTCCTCCCCTTGACGCTTCTCCTTATCCTATTCACTAGTAGCTTGTTCTTCATCTTTGA CTGCCCCTTCCTGGTGAAGCACGTGACCAGCTGCATCCCTGTGATTGGAGGAGTTCTCTTCACCTTTGTGGTCATCTCCCTCCTCCAGACCAGCTTCAGTGACCCCGGCATCCTTCCCAGGGCCACGCCGGACGAGGCAGCCGACATCGAGAAGCAGATAG ACAATTCCAGTTCCTCCAGTTACCGTCCACCACCTCGAGTTCGGGAGGTTCTCATCAACCAGCAGGTGGTCAAGCTGAAGTACTGCTTCACCTGCAAGATGTTCCGGCCTCCACGGACCTCTCACTGCAGCCTGTGTGACAACTGTGTGG AGCGGTTTGACCATCACTGTCCCTGGGTGGGAAACTGTGTTGGCCGGCGGAACTACCGCTTCTTCTACACCTTCATCGTGTCGCTGTCCTTCCTAACGGCCTTCGTCCTCGGCTGTGTGACCACACACCTGGCCTTGC GTTCCCAGGGTGGAAAAGGTGTGATCTCTGCCCTCCAGGAGAGCCCAGCCAG TGCCCTGGAGCTGGTTGTGTGCTTCTTCTCTGTCTGGTCTATTCTGGGCCTTTCAGGGTTCCATACCTACCTTGTGGCCTCTAATCTCACCACCAATGAAGAT ATAAAAGGATCCTGGTCAGGGAACAGTGGACTCCAGAGTGCTGGGAATCCCTACAGCTACAATAGCATCTTCACCAACTGCTGTGCCGTGCTCTGCGGGCCCATTCCTCCCAG CTTGATTGACAGGAGGGGGTTACTGCCTGCAGAGGATtcacctgcagcagctcctgccCCCCCAGAGATTGAGCTCCTTGGCTTTGGAGCCAAAACCGACATCAGTATG GAGGACAGTTGTCAGGATTTTGCTGTATCTTGCACTGGATGA